From a region of the Butyrivibrio sp. AE3004 genome:
- a CDS encoding flagellin N-terminal helical domain-containing protein, protein MRITNKIMNNNSLYNINNNKVAEDEVNTQMATGKKIARPSDDPVIAIRALRLRSTVSQLDQYYQKNAKDAKSWMDVTEDALSTVTDVLTDAMMQANRGANKDLTMTDINTIVTQLDALSSEYYSTGNVDYAGRYIFTGFRTDTSLSYEKTTTENFTDINDEFNAADISRSKRAVNSQYLDAGNLLDNPVYDASGNITGYKYETKENDIEQIDVGRIRLSYDNLDYTERDAKSVELKYRENLFQEATSSITDTNLKYFDLTFVNGDGVEQNAYVPLSDSYTITVGNYQYNAEVASTKNPDKGYIITALDLTTYEVYQFDISKDGVLTDGDGDGEFDIPTGLKSGMVSMHETSVSTIDFSDGTNTHVTMPLLGPVGQQYKVDIVDKYGGVTTDYSATVNGDGTFTIEKETDDNEYGNPTKTVLQIATNGSVHSSYRETTIKIDPDHILYSTSTDDEIDDAYRDLTYIEEEPKREDYNTGDDSVDQANYENALQQYIASREEFNKERANKVYLNAKTGEVLLNDILADKLASLAFVGNANTIDVVYDKKEWQNGDIRPQNLFSCVDSEGIIYNGGSASHDIQYDVGYSQKITVNTTATSVFTTTVKRDVYDLQQIANKMNVINTTMDTLKDKLSGLTDALEIRTVQNEIDACKKAYDYLRQNMQEEFEHKITSIQAALDKANVAVTDNGARSKRLELINSRLQDQNTTFKTLQSDNEDADLAETATNLATAQLTYQAALMATGKISKDTLMNYI, encoded by the coding sequence ATGAGAATTACCAATAAGATCATGAACAACAACTCACTCTATAACATCAACAACAATAAGGTTGCTGAGGATGAAGTGAACACTCAGATGGCTACCGGAAAAAAGATAGCAAGACCTTCCGATGATCCGGTCATTGCAATAAGAGCTTTGAGACTTCGTTCAACAGTATCACAGCTTGATCAGTACTATCAGAAAAATGCTAAAGATGCAAAGAGCTGGATGGATGTTACAGAGGATGCGCTTTCAACAGTAACAGACGTGCTTACGGATGCCATGATGCAAGCCAACAGAGGTGCCAACAAGGATCTGACCATGACAGATATAAACACCATAGTTACTCAGCTCGATGCTCTTTCTTCAGAGTACTATTCAACAGGAAATGTTGATTACGCAGGACGATATATTTTCACAGGATTCAGGACAGATACATCTCTTTCCTATGAGAAAACTACTACTGAGAATTTTACGGATATAAATGATGAGTTTAATGCAGCAGATATCAGCAGATCAAAGCGCGCAGTAAATTCACAATATCTCGATGCCGGAAATCTTTTGGATAACCCTGTATATGATGCATCCGGAAATATTACAGGTTATAAGTATGAAACAAAGGAAAATGATATAGAACAGATAGATGTGGGAAGGATAAGACTTTCCTACGACAACCTGGATTACACAGAAAGAGATGCAAAGAGCGTCGAGCTAAAGTACAGGGAAAATCTTTTCCAGGAAGCTACATCATCAATAACGGATACTAATCTTAAATATTTTGACCTCACATTTGTAAACGGTGACGGAGTTGAACAGAATGCATATGTTCCGCTTTCAGACAGCTATACTATAACTGTAGGAAACTACCAGTACAACGCAGAGGTAGCAAGCACAAAGAACCCCGACAAGGGTTACATTATCACAGCACTTGATCTTACAACCTATGAGGTATACCAGTTTGATATCAGTAAGGACGGCGTTCTTACTGACGGCGACGGAGACGGTGAATTCGATATCCCCACAGGCTTAAAGAGTGGAATGGTTTCCATGCATGAGACGAGTGTTAGTACAATTGATTTTTCAGACGGAACAAATACTCATGTAACAATGCCTCTTCTGGGACCTGTAGGGCAGCAATATAAGGTTGATATCGTTGATAAGTACGGCGGAGTGACAACTGATTATTCCGCAACAGTAAACGGCGACGGAACCTTTACAATAGAAAAAGAAACTGATGATAATGAGTACGGTAATCCTACAAAGACTGTTCTTCAGATCGCGACAAACGGCAGCGTTCATTCATCCTACAGAGAGACCACAATCAAGATTGATCCGGATCACATTCTTTATTCAACATCTACAGATGATGAAATAGATGATGCTTACAGAGACCTTACATATATAGAAGAGGAGCCAAAGAGAGAGGATTACAATACAGGTGATGATAGTGTTGATCAGGCTAATTATGAAAATGCTTTGCAACAATATATCGCCAGTAGGGAAGAATTCAATAAAGAGCGTGCAAATAAAGTTTATCTGAATGCTAAGACAGGTGAGGTTCTTCTTAATGACATTCTTGCAGATAAGCTTGCATCCCTCGCTTTTGTGGGAAACGCCAATACCATTGATGTTGTTTACGACAAGAAGGAATGGCAAAACGGGGATATCAGACCACAGAACCTGTTCTCGTGTGTGGATTCGGAAGGTATCATTTATAACGGCGGAAGCGCATCTCACGATATTCAGTATGATGTTGGTTATTCTCAGAAGATTACTGTCAATACAACAGCTACATCTGTTTTCACAACGACCGTAAAGAGAGATGTATATGATCTTCAGCAGATAGCAAATAAGATGAATGTTATCAACACCACAATGGATACTTTAAAGGATAAGCTCTCCGGACTGACAGATGCGCTGGAAATAAGAACCGTTCAGAATGAGATTGATGCCTGCAAAAAGGCCTATGATTACTTAAGACAGAACATGCAGGAAGAATTTGAACATAAGATTACAAGTATCCAGGCAGCCCTTGATAAAGCGAACGTGGCAGTTACCGATAACGGTGCAAGAAGTAAGAGACTGGAGCTTATAAATTCTAGACTTCAGGATCAGAATACAACCTTTAAGACACTTCAGTCCGATAACGAAGACGCAGATCTTGCAGAAACAGCAACAAATCTCGCAACAGCGCAGCTTACTTACCAGGCAGCCCTTATGGCAACAGGTAAGATCAGTAAAGATACACTTATGAATTATATCTGA
- the flgK gene encoding flagellar hook-associated protein FlgK, whose protein sequence is MPSTFFGLNIAASGLRAANAALNTTANNIANANTDDYSRQKVNQQASDALRLFTSYGCAGAGVDTLSIERVRDDFYDVKYRTNESLLGRVSQRNYFNQLAQEYFKDEGTTGFSSLFSKMQSALQDVLKASGTTESKATFVSSLSQLTDYFNHMSESLQQLQNDVNQEIKMDCDKINSYAQQICSLNEQINVIEMQGSRANELRDQRDGLLDKLSKITNIEVKETKVVDASNPDRETGATRLVVNIAGKQQLLDSYSYRQLVCVAREANENVNQSDLVGLYDIKWAPSDFKEGDDTSRLDVFDLSSKLIGGELQGLIDMRDGNNGFYFNGEVQKSEKDQVTGLTTVTIKVYDKDLKDMTKCTLPSTGKMEVASKIYSYEDWQYDGGDTYTFTLTAESTRSTTPPSYRTASVGCNFEYQGIPYYMQQMNEWIRKFSGRVNDIMAKGFTSDSLEGQYILSGTSNMDSNAQYSYPQLTTLSNNKNYYNITAGNFTVTRELRSNSDLLATKMDVTEGESEYKNLEILSDFFTKEHIFRGATSGEFLDKVLGDVALNTSNSETLEKTYTALEKTIGNQRLSVMGVDEDEEASALVQFEHSYTLNSKMINTLTKVYDRLILETGV, encoded by the coding sequence ATGCCTTCAACATTTTTTGGATTAAACATAGCGGCATCAGGACTCAGGGCAGCAAATGCGGCACTGAATACAACAGCCAACAACATAGCCAATGCCAATACTGACGACTACAGCCGCCAGAAAGTAAATCAGCAGGCTTCGGATGCTCTTAGACTTTTTACAAGCTATGGTTGTGCGGGCGCAGGTGTTGACACACTTTCAATAGAGAGAGTTCGTGACGATTTCTACGATGTAAAGTACAGAACAAATGAATCTCTCCTCGGAAGAGTTTCCCAGAGAAATTATTTTAACCAGCTTGCGCAGGAGTACTTTAAGGATGAGGGAACAACCGGATTCTCAAGTCTTTTTTCCAAAATGCAGTCAGCACTGCAGGATGTTTTGAAGGCATCAGGAACTACTGAATCCAAGGCGACTTTTGTATCATCACTTTCACAGCTGACAGATTATTTTAACCATATGTCAGAGTCACTTCAGCAGCTTCAGAACGATGTAAATCAGGAAATCAAAATGGACTGCGACAAGATAAATTCATATGCCCAGCAGATCTGTTCTTTAAATGAACAGATAAACGTAATTGAGATGCAGGGATCGAGAGCAAATGAACTTAGAGACCAGAGAGACGGACTACTTGATAAGCTCTCAAAGATAACCAATATAGAAGTGAAGGAAACAAAGGTTGTAGATGCAAGTAACCCGGATAGAGAAACCGGAGCTACAAGACTTGTTGTAAATATCGCCGGAAAACAGCAGCTTCTCGACAGCTACTCATACAGACAGCTGGTATGTGTTGCCAGAGAAGCAAACGAAAATGTAAACCAGAGTGATCTTGTAGGTCTCTACGATATTAAATGGGCACCTTCAGATTTTAAGGAAGGCGATGATACAAGCAGACTCGATGTATTTGATTTAAGCAGCAAGCTGATCGGCGGTGAGCTCCAGGGGCTCATTGATATGAGAGACGGAAATAACGGTTTTTACTTCAACGGAGAAGTGCAAAAGTCCGAAAAGGATCAGGTGACAGGACTTACAACCGTGACTATAAAAGTATATGACAAAGACCTTAAGGATATGACTAAATGCACACTTCCATCCACCGGAAAAATGGAGGTTGCAAGCAAGATATATTCCTACGAAGACTGGCAGTATGATGGCGGAGATACCTACACATTCACATTAACAGCTGAAAGTACAAGGTCAACAACCCCGCCCAGCTACAGAACAGCTTCGGTTGGCTGCAATTTTGAATATCAGGGTATTCCTTATTATATGCAGCAGATGAATGAATGGATAAGGAAGTTTTCCGGAAGAGTAAATGACATTATGGCAAAGGGTTTTACATCAGACTCACTTGAAGGACAGTACATTCTTTCCGGAACCAGCAATATGGATTCCAATGCGCAGTACTCTTATCCGCAGCTTACAACCCTTTCAAATAACAAGAACTATTACAACATAACAGCCGGGAATTTCACTGTTACCAGAGAACTGAGAAGCAATTCGGATCTTTTGGCAACAAAGATGGATGTAACGGAAGGCGAATCGGAATACAAAAACCTGGAAATACTAAGTGATTTTTTCACAAAGGAACATATCTTCAGAGGTGCGACAAGCGGAGAGTTCCTGGATAAGGTACTTGGTGATGTGGCACTTAATACCAGCAATTCCGAGACACTTGAAAAGACATATACAGCACTTGAAAAGACCATTGGAAATCAAAGGCTCTCAGTAATGGGCGTTGATGAAGATGAAGAAGCATCAGCACTTGTACAGTTTGAACACAGTTACACCCTGAATTCCAAGATGATAAACACACTGACAAAGGTCTACGACAGACTGATCCTGGAAACAGGAGTATAA
- the flgK gene encoding flagellar hook-associated protein FlgK, whose protein sequence is MASLMGSLYIGASGLQTSQNALNTTAHNMSNIDTEGYTRQQVSQGTRPYITTEKDFRIISWKQTGLGVVYNNCKQVRSLFLDQSYRQEAGREAFYDVSVTTLEEIEDQLQEMNGVEFAESMENLWVAVQEMSKNPTNAVNQSTLITRANEFITRAKSVYEGFTNYQDNMNTKVANLVDEINKIGDRIKELNLNIVEIESGHQEHANDLRDERNLLLDRLGELGRISYYEDTFGNVLVQFEGTQFVTTDHVNHMGCDNVLPADKGGSPVGYNTPYWEFAGKKTYDDVLQEWVITDIRGAKVFDLQQTVSTAMNTDIGELRSTLLARGDHHATYHDITDDATGNYYNKNIAQSVIMNVEAEFDQMIKNMCTAINKVFEEAGSNPVTLGEVSGLTSDYDLFKVLNEEDCLNYDIDDEHKAGQNRKGYIITNIGINPMYLEEPTSMKFYLADGSEDQATVEKLKAAFTTADYVINPNVATKTDFVGYYNMLVSQVANSGDVYKGIQSNQELTVSAVANAREQIVGVSSDEELEFMIEFQNAFNASSRYINVVSEMLEHIVSALGR, encoded by the coding sequence ATGGCATCTTTAATGGGTAGTTTATATATTGGAGCATCAGGACTTCAGACATCACAGAATGCGCTGAATACCACAGCTCACAATATGTCAAATATAGACACGGAAGGCTATACAAGACAACAGGTTTCACAGGGCACTCGCCCTTATATCACCACTGAAAAGGATTTCAGAATAATCTCATGGAAACAGACCGGACTCGGTGTTGTTTACAACAATTGTAAGCAGGTCAGAAGCCTTTTCCTGGATCAGAGTTATCGCCAGGAAGCAGGAAGAGAGGCCTTTTACGACGTGTCTGTAACAACTCTTGAAGAGATCGAGGATCAGCTTCAGGAAATGAATGGCGTCGAGTTTGCGGAATCCATGGAAAATCTCTGGGTCGCAGTTCAGGAGATGAGTAAGAATCCTACAAATGCAGTTAATCAGAGTACTCTGATCACAAGAGCAAACGAGTTTATAACAAGAGCCAAAAGTGTCTATGAAGGCTTTACAAACTACCAGGATAACATGAATACCAAGGTGGCAAACCTTGTGGATGAAATAAACAAGATAGGTGACAGAATAAAGGAACTTAACCTGAATATTGTTGAAATAGAGTCGGGACATCAGGAACATGCAAACGACCTCAGAGACGAGAGAAATCTTCTACTCGACAGACTCGGAGAACTTGGAAGAATAAGCTACTACGAAGACACATTCGGAAATGTGCTCGTTCAGTTTGAGGGTACTCAGTTCGTAACAACAGACCATGTAAATCATATGGGATGCGATAACGTTCTTCCTGCGGATAAAGGTGGAAGCCCTGTAGGATACAACACTCCGTACTGGGAATTTGCAGGAAAAAAGACCTATGATGATGTTTTGCAGGAATGGGTTATTACCGACATCAGAGGAGCAAAGGTATTTGATCTGCAGCAGACAGTTTCAACAGCAATGAACACCGATATCGGAGAGCTGAGATCAACGCTCCTTGCAAGAGGTGATCATCACGCTACCTATCATGATATAACAGATGACGCTACCGGAAATTACTACAACAAAAATATTGCACAGTCAGTCATCATGAACGTCGAAGCAGAGTTTGACCAGATGATAAAAAATATGTGCACCGCAATCAACAAGGTTTTTGAGGAGGCAGGAAGCAATCCAGTAACTCTTGGCGAGGTTTCAGGACTTACCTCCGATTATGATCTTTTTAAAGTACTCAATGAGGAAGATTGCCTCAATTATGACATAGATGATGAGCACAAGGCGGGACAAAACAGAAAAGGATACATTATCACAAATATCGGGATTAACCCAATGTATCTGGAAGAACCCACATCAATGAAGTTTTACCTTGCTGATGGAAGTGAAGATCAGGCTACCGTAGAAAAACTTAAAGCAGCATTTACCACAGCAGATTATGTTATAAATCCAAATGTAGCAACAAAAACCGACTTCGTAGGATATTACAACATGCTGGTTTCACAGGTTGCAAACTCCGGTGATGTTTACAAGGGAATTCAGTCAAATCAGGAGCTTACGGTTTCGGCAGTAGCAAATGCAAGAGAGCAGATTGTCGGTGTATCAAGCGATGAAGAGCTTGAATTTATGATAGAGTTCCAAAATGCTTTCAACGCATCGAGCAGATACATAAATGTGGTAAGCGAGATGCTGGAGCACATAGTTTCGGCACTTGGCCGATGA